The Rhinoderma darwinii isolate aRhiDar2 chromosome 8, aRhiDar2.hap1, whole genome shotgun sequence genome has a window encoding:
- the LOC142659979 gene encoding uncharacterized protein LOC142659979, with product MGLWKGWRRLKRRSRYQCRPRSKKTAIGLVALLYWLADAWEAGFSLAKVNRFISALAFGFKLRGFRDVSKEFLVGQALKGLRRGRVEADCRRPVSFSLLISLGVSLVSVCRSSSEVVLFQLAFSLAFFGALRIGELVSPSTKRAGGLRLEEVSLYEDRLEVWLRRSKTDQLGKGKRIVLFALPGSAMCPVACMRAFKPQVGSPELPLLCHEDGSFLSRYQFGAVFKKCLAAVAVAAGPYSSHSFRIGAATEAGRWGLDDEGVRRIGRWESNRFRSYVRPHLL from the exons ATGGGATTGTGGAAGGGCTGGCGGCGTctaaagaggcggtcgcggtatcAGTGCAGACCGAGAAGCAAAAAGACGGcgatagg gttggtggcacttttgtactggttggcggacgcctgggaggcggggttttcgttgGCAAAGGTCAATCGTTTCATTTCTgcgttggcttttggttttaagttgcggggctttcgggatgtgtctaaggaatttctagtgggacaggctttaaagggtctgcgtcgaggtagggtcgaagcggattgtagaaggcccgtATCGTTTTCTCTCCTCATCTCTTTGGGCGTATCGCTAGTgtctgtctgtcgttcttcaTCCGAGGTTGTGTTATTTCAGTTAGCATTTTCCTTAGCGTTTTTTGGGGCACTTAGAATTGGCGAGTTGGtttcacctagtaccaagcgggcaggggggttgagactggaggAGGTGAGTCTATATGAAGATAGactcgaggtatggttgcggcggtcaaaaactgaccaactggGTAAAGGAAAGCGGATagttttgtttgccctcccgggatcggcgatgtgtccggtcgcttgcatgcgtgcttttaaaccacaggtggggtcgcccgagttgccgttgctatgtcacgaggatgggtcattcttgtccagatatcaatttggcgcagtatttaaaaaatgcttggcggcggtcgCCGTCGCGGCGGGCCcttactcatctcattccttcaggattggcgcagcaaccgaggcggggcgctgggggctggatgacgagggggtgcggcgcattggccgttgggagtccaacaggtttaggtcctacgtgcgcccccatttgttatga
- the LOC142659980 gene encoding uncharacterized protein LOC142659980 translates to MSRWLVALLYWLADAWEAGFSLAKVNRFISALAFGFKLRGFRDVSKEFLVGQALKGLRRGRVEADCRRPVSFSLLISLGVSLVSVCRSSSEVVLFQLAFSLAFFGALRIGELVSPSTKRAGGLRLEEVSLYEDRLEVWLRRSKTDQLGKGKRIVLFALPGSAMCPVACMRAFKPQVGSPELPLLCHEDGSFLSRYQFGAVFKKCLAAVAVAAGPYSSHSFRIGAATEAGRWGLDDEGVRRIGRWESNRFRSYVRPHLL, encoded by the coding sequence gttggtggcacttttgtactggttggcggacgcctgggaggcggggttttcgttgGCAAAGGTCAATCGTTTCATTTCTgcgttggcttttggttttaagttgcggggctttcgggatgtgtctaaggaatttctagtgggacaggctttaaagggtctgcgtcgaggtagggtcgaagcggattgtagaaggcccgtATCGTTTTCTCTCCTCATCTCTTTGGGCGTATCGCTAGTgtctgtctgtcgttcttcaTCCGAGGTTGTGTTATTTCAGTTAGCATTTTCCTTAGCGTTTTTTGGGGCACTTAGAATTGGCGAGTTGGtttcacctagtaccaagcgggcaggggggttgagactggaggAGGTGAGTCTATATGAAGATAGactcgaggtatggttgcggcggtcaaaaactgaccaactggGTAAAGGAAAGCGGATagttttgtttgccctcccgggatcggcgatgtgtccggtcgcttgcatgcgtgcttttaaaccacaggtggggtcgcccgagttgccgttgctatgtcacgaggatgggtcattcttgtccagatatcaatttggcgcagtatttaaaaaatgcttggcggcggtcgCCGTCGCGGCGGGCCcttactcatctcattccttcaggattggcgcagcaaccgaggcggggcgctgggggctggatgacgagggggtgcggcgcattggccgttgggagtccaacaggtttaggtcctacgtgcgcccccatttgttatga